In one Brevibacillus composti genomic region, the following are encoded:
- the cas12b gene encoding type V CRISPR-associated protein Cas12b — translation MAIKSMKLKLKTKSGSNALSIRKGLWKTHEMMNAGIAYYMEWLTLLRQESIGLRSKEELRLELILRLKRQQQQNGYVGDSSNIPEEVFTVLRELYECIVPSSVRQSGDAQVLSRKYLSPLVDPKSKGGEGESKAGRKPGWLLKQEAGDPSWEQDYEKAKKRKESDPTARLMQKLREYGLKPLFPLFTNEQKEIQWLPLKENQYVRTWDRDMFQQAIERLLSWESWNLRLKDERDELLQKAVRFEQNYLIDADEWMEPLKQYELARAKELAQVAEAPVTDFMITKRQIRGWKQLSEKWGKLDKNASEEDFIAIIAEVQSSMPKEFGDPILFRFLARPENHWIWRDHQDRLFLFQTYNELKRRLAQVKEQATFTLPDPVNHPLWIRFDARGGNLHDYDLWQESRKSRSRQTVTFSSLIMPSDQGWEEQADVEVEIALSKQFYRQVRIQDHTKGKQEIIFYDYSVHSGKPANIPLHGYLGGAKIQFDRKHLEKNRDKVALGEIGSVFLNVTVDIEPFQPLKNGRLQTPLGQVLKVLPKEWPKVIEYKPSELENWWKETLDAQILSTEQKKGIESLSAGMRIMTVDMGIRSSAAVSIFEIATERPTDSSKLCFRLPDNDLYAVHCRSLLVNLPGEKPDKRIREARELRTNQRYGVRQLIRMLSNIQRLHSRETEAERLKAVTDLEQALWQNENVTQVERDQLIPVLRELLQRVTADPDVWTEQIEKTYRELERLVGAALTKWKKSFGPGRRNLAGLSMWNIEELESLRRMLISWSKRSRRPQEKNHLQEKEQFAQGLLTHIQEVKDNRLKQMANLIVMTALGYKYVDKHAKWVASYPACQIILFEDLSRYRMKQDRSRMENSLLMKWAHRSIPRHTWMQGEPFGLQVGDVRSEFSSRFHARTGAPGIRCHVVTEKDINNPLFKDQLLRKNFLKEEQFQYLQPGDIVPMQGGELFVTLSGPNSQDVILIHADINAAQNLQRRFWTRNQEIFRIVCQAVEYEGNVAFVPKYEKRLGKGLLVKRFADEQVYKWDAQAKLKSKKALPDDSYESEDGEESFEGLEEAKEVRGEYKTLFRDPSGTFFPSDTWRPQVEFWGIVKARLEKLLREKILTGR, via the coding sequence ATGGCAATAAAAAGCATGAAACTCAAGCTGAAGACAAAGTCCGGTTCAAACGCACTTTCCATAAGAAAAGGGCTATGGAAAACACATGAGATGATGAATGCCGGGATAGCCTATTACATGGAATGGCTTACCTTGCTCCGTCAGGAATCCATCGGATTACGCTCCAAAGAAGAATTACGCCTGGAACTGATCTTGAGGTTAAAGAGACAACAGCAACAAAATGGTTATGTGGGAGATTCGTCAAACATCCCTGAAGAGGTTTTTACCGTCTTGCGTGAATTATACGAGTGTATCGTCCCTTCATCTGTAAGGCAGAGCGGTGATGCTCAAGTCTTGAGCCGCAAGTATCTGAGCCCCCTTGTCGATCCAAAAAGCAAGGGAGGTGAAGGGGAATCGAAAGCGGGCAGAAAGCCGGGCTGGTTGTTGAAGCAAGAAGCTGGTGACCCATCGTGGGAGCAAGACTACGAAAAAGCAAAAAAACGCAAAGAGTCCGATCCGACTGCAAGATTGATGCAAAAGTTGAGAGAGTATGGCCTCAAGCCCCTCTTCCCATTATTCACAAACGAACAAAAGGAAATACAGTGGCTCCCTTTAAAAGAAAACCAGTATGTACGAACGTGGGATCGGGACATGTTTCAACAGGCTATCGAGCGTCTCCTCTCTTGGGAGTCCTGGAATCTGCGTTTGAAAGATGAACGTGATGAACTGCTGCAAAAAGCAGTACGGTTTGAACAGAATTATCTGATAGATGCGGATGAATGGATGGAACCGCTAAAACAATACGAATTGGCAAGAGCGAAAGAACTGGCCCAGGTAGCAGAAGCGCCCGTTACCGACTTCATGATCACCAAAAGACAGATCAGAGGCTGGAAACAGCTTTCCGAAAAATGGGGAAAACTTGATAAAAATGCAAGTGAAGAGGACTTCATAGCGATAATAGCCGAGGTACAGAGCAGTATGCCGAAAGAGTTTGGAGACCCGATACTCTTTCGTTTCCTTGCCAGACCTGAGAATCACTGGATTTGGCGTGATCACCAGGACCGATTGTTTCTCTTCCAGACGTATAATGAGTTGAAGAGGCGTTTGGCTCAGGTAAAGGAACAAGCAACATTTACACTTCCAGATCCCGTGAATCATCCCCTGTGGATTCGGTTTGATGCGAGAGGGGGAAACTTGCATGATTATGATCTGTGGCAGGAAAGCAGGAAAAGCCGTTCACGTCAAACCGTGACATTTAGCAGTCTGATTATGCCTTCCGATCAAGGCTGGGAAGAGCAAGCTGACGTAGAAGTGGAGATCGCTCTGTCCAAGCAGTTTTATCGTCAAGTAAGAATTCAGGACCATACAAAAGGAAAACAAGAGATCATTTTTTATGATTACAGTGTACACAGCGGGAAACCCGCCAATATACCACTTCATGGTTATTTGGGTGGAGCGAAGATTCAGTTTGATAGAAAGCATCTGGAAAAGAATCGGGATAAGGTAGCCCTAGGGGAAATTGGCTCTGTTTTTCTTAATGTCACGGTAGATATTGAACCGTTCCAGCCGTTAAAGAATGGTAGATTGCAAACTCCTTTGGGACAGGTTTTAAAGGTATTGCCCAAAGAGTGGCCAAAAGTAATCGAGTACAAGCCGTCGGAACTGGAAAATTGGTGGAAAGAGACCTTGGATGCCCAAATCCTCTCCACAGAACAAAAGAAGGGGATAGAATCACTTTCTGCCGGAATGCGGATCATGACAGTGGACATGGGCATTCGCTCTTCGGCGGCAGTATCTATTTTTGAGATTGCTACAGAAAGACCAACGGATTCCAGCAAATTATGCTTTCGCCTGCCAGATAACGATCTGTATGCAGTGCATTGCAGAAGTTTACTGGTGAACCTCCCCGGCGAAAAGCCGGATAAGCGTATCCGGGAGGCACGCGAGCTGAGAACAAATCAGCGCTACGGGGTACGACAGTTAATCAGAATGCTGAGCAATATCCAGAGGCTCCATAGCAGGGAAACAGAAGCGGAACGCCTGAAAGCCGTGACTGATTTGGAGCAAGCACTATGGCAGAATGAAAACGTAACTCAAGTTGAGCGAGATCAGCTAATTCCAGTGTTACGCGAATTGCTTCAAAGGGTGACGGCAGATCCTGATGTTTGGACCGAGCAAATAGAAAAGACATATCGGGAACTGGAAAGATTGGTGGGTGCTGCTTTAACCAAGTGGAAAAAGTCTTTTGGTCCCGGCAGGAGAAACCTAGCAGGTTTGTCCATGTGGAATATAGAGGAACTGGAAAGTCTGCGTCGCATGCTAATTTCTTGGAGCAAGCGGAGTAGAAGGCCTCAGGAAAAAAATCATCTTCAAGAGAAGGAGCAATTTGCACAGGGTTTACTGACTCACATACAAGAGGTGAAAGATAACCGTTTGAAGCAAATGGCTAATTTAATCGTAATGACAGCACTTGGCTACAAGTATGTGGACAAACATGCAAAATGGGTAGCCAGCTATCCCGCCTGTCAGATCATCTTGTTTGAAGACCTGAGCAGGTATCGAATGAAACAGGATCGTTCACGCATGGAAAACTCTCTGTTGATGAAATGGGCACATCGCAGTATCCCCAGACACACGTGGATGCAAGGTGAACCATTTGGGTTACAGGTGGGGGATGTCAGGTCGGAATTTTCATCCCGTTTTCATGCACGAACCGGTGCTCCAGGCATTCGTTGCCATGTAGTCACGGAAAAAGATATCAACAACCCGTTGTTTAAAGACCAGCTTCTTCGAAAAAATTTCTTAAAAGAAGAGCAGTTTCAGTACCTTCAGCCAGGAGACATCGTTCCGATGCAGGGCGGAGAACTGTTTGTCACATTGTCTGGACCAAATAGTCAAGATGTCATTTTGATTCATGCGGATATTAATGCGGCTCAAAATCTTCAGAGGAGGTTTTGGACGCGAAACCAAGAGATATTTCGAATTGTTTGCCAGGCTGTTGAATACGAGGGTAACGTTGCATTTGTTCCAAAATACGAAAAACGTCTGGGTAAAGGTTTGTTGGTCAAGCGATTTGCAGATGAACAGGTATATAAATGGGACGCGCAAGCCAAACTTAAAAGTAAAAAAGCCTTACCGGACGATTCATACGAATCTGAAGACGGGGAAGAATCCTTTGAAGGTCTGGAAGAAGCAAAAGAGGTTCGCGGCGAATATAAAACCTTGTTTCGCGATCCCAGTGGAACATTCTTTCCAAGCGATACATGGCGACCACAGGTAGAATTTTGGGGTATCGTAAAAGCCAGACTGGAGAAGCTGCTCAGAGAAAAAATATTGACGGGTCGTTAG
- the cas4g/cas1g gene encoding CRISPR-associated endonuclease Cas4g/Cas1g, whose translation MSTIPIRMLNEVQYCERLFYIMHVQGLFEDSVDTIEGTAQHRRAEMRLRKGEIAPEELWGNAPFSLHLGDEQLGIVGKLDTVSLEDNQWSPVEAKHSSSPDASRSFFVGEYELSGSAWPNDQIQLCAQGMLLRSNGYRSDYGFLYYRGNKRKVKIEFTEELVKATQACIDRAKIIEKSGIPGPLQDSNKCFRCSMNYVCLPDETNYLLGTSTNIRKIVPDRSDGGVLYVMEHGARLGKSGESLTISYKDGRVDDIPIKDLVHVTLMGNVQCSTQLLHFLMACGVSISYLSSHGKLVAVTTPPVSKNIGVRKNQFIKFQHPEIALKLARWIVQAKIANQRTLIRRNGNVQKTVLHEMKELQKKAEIVESLDSLRGIEGRAGRLYMQSFPTMLKKLEYEEKLIMNGRNRRPPKDPVNALLSLGYTLLARDVYATCVNVGLDPLFGFYHSMEPGRPSLALDIMEPFRPLIVDSVVLRVLNTGEVQREDFYWGPDSCQLKKNGRKAFFAAYERRMQEMLTHPSFGYKISYRRTLELETRMVARYLDGELPEYRPLITR comes from the coding sequence ATGTCGACTATTCCTATTCGGATGTTAAATGAGGTACAGTATTGTGAGCGTCTCTTTTACATCATGCATGTGCAAGGACTTTTTGAGGACAGCGTAGATACAATAGAAGGAACCGCTCAACACCGACGGGCTGAAATGAGACTAAGAAAAGGGGAGATTGCACCAGAAGAACTCTGGGGCAACGCTCCCTTTAGTCTACATCTGGGAGATGAGCAATTAGGGATTGTCGGTAAATTGGACACGGTATCCCTTGAAGACAATCAATGGTCTCCGGTGGAAGCAAAGCATTCATCTTCGCCGGACGCTTCCCGGTCATTTTTTGTTGGGGAGTATGAACTATCGGGAAGCGCATGGCCCAATGACCAGATTCAACTTTGTGCTCAAGGCATGCTGCTTCGCTCCAATGGCTATCGCTCCGATTACGGCTTTTTGTACTACAGGGGAAACAAACGAAAAGTAAAAATTGAATTTACCGAAGAACTCGTGAAGGCTACCCAGGCTTGCATTGACAGGGCTAAGATAATTGAGAAATCCGGCATCCCTGGACCGTTGCAGGATTCGAACAAATGCTTTCGCTGTTCAATGAATTATGTCTGCTTGCCTGATGAAACAAACTATTTGCTCGGGACTAGTACAAACATCAGGAAAATTGTTCCGGACCGATCAGATGGCGGAGTATTGTATGTGATGGAACACGGTGCCAGGCTCGGGAAATCGGGAGAGAGTTTGACCATATCATACAAAGACGGACGGGTAGACGATATTCCCATAAAGGATTTAGTCCACGTTACACTGATGGGAAACGTGCAATGTTCTACTCAATTGCTGCATTTTCTCATGGCCTGTGGAGTCAGTATTAGCTATCTCAGCAGTCACGGAAAATTGGTCGCGGTAACTACTCCCCCTGTCAGTAAAAATATTGGGGTCCGCAAAAACCAATTTATTAAGTTCCAACACCCAGAAATAGCACTAAAATTGGCAAGATGGATTGTACAAGCGAAGATAGCCAACCAACGGACTTTGATACGACGAAATGGAAATGTACAAAAAACAGTATTGCATGAAATGAAGGAGTTGCAGAAAAAAGCGGAAATCGTGGAGAGTCTGGATAGCCTGAGAGGTATAGAGGGGCGTGCTGGCAGACTTTACATGCAATCCTTCCCTACCATGCTAAAAAAACTGGAATATGAAGAAAAGCTGATTATGAACGGTCGAAATCGCCGTCCCCCTAAGGATCCGGTGAACGCCCTACTGTCGTTAGGATATACCCTTCTTGCTAGAGATGTTTATGCGACATGTGTGAATGTCGGCCTCGATCCACTTTTTGGTTTTTATCATAGCATGGAACCGGGTCGTCCCTCTTTAGCTCTGGATATTATGGAACCCTTTCGCCCTCTCATCGTAGACAGCGTTGTTCTGCGTGTGTTAAATACAGGTGAAGTACAAAGAGAAGACTTCTATTGGGGACCGGATAGCTGCCAATTAAAGAAAAATGGACGAAAAGCCTTCTTCGCCGCATACGAGCGCAGAATGCAGGAAATGCTTACTCACCCAAGCTTTGGGTACAAGATCAGTTATCGTCGGACATTGGAGCTTGAGACACGTATGGTAGCCAGGTATCTCGATGGTGAACTACCCGAATACCGTCCATTGATTACAAGGTAG
- a CDS encoding CRISPR-associated endonuclease Cas2 — protein MKGYGDHVQYSVFICQLTGVQEAELKAKLEDIVHHKQDQVMFVQIGPVTKNQLDKRISTVGKEYLPRDITKLIY, from the coding sequence ATGAAGGGATATGGTGACCATGTACAGTATTCGGTATTCATTTGCCAACTGACGGGTGTACAAGAGGCCGAACTCAAAGCAAAGCTGGAAGATATCGTCCATCACAAGCAAGATCAAGTGATGTTTGTCCAGATTGGACCTGTGACAAAAAACCAGTTAGATAAGAGGATATCCACAGTAGGGAAAGAATACCTGCCGCGAGATATTACCAAACTTATCTATTAA